The Sebastes umbrosus isolate fSebUmb1 chromosome 24, fSebUmb1.pri, whole genome shotgun sequence genome contains the following window.
acttaaggtACGGAAGTTCAattttgacttctggtttcaaacgtGACACCAACACCGGTCTactgggcaaaagtcctgtgtttttttcacccatccatccaccccaaacatcctccctacatggcgttAGCTGCTCTTtaaacttcctggttcacaattacgtggattacatacgaattgatttcatgctgaaaaaaaaaatgtgaaacaaagtcctgggaacttttggtggaaacccggctaaTGAGCCTGTATGGATGAGACTTCAGGCAACATTTTCCTTCTGCTACAATAAAAACTTGTCATTTTTACGAACAAAATGAGATCTTCAGACATTAGCAGCTCATCAGAACAAAACAATGTCCGCGGGTGGAAATGAGATTTTGAAGCAAATTGAGTCACAGCATAACAAACGCACAGCAGGGCTGCAGCAGCGCTCCAGGAGCGGCTGACAACTGATAAGCGTCTTTGGCTCAATGTAGCATCAGTGGCACAGTAGGGGGGGTGTTGATGGGTGGCGGGCATGCTGGTGGGAATCCCGGGTGCGTTTTTGTTCCTGGTGAAGTAAACACACTCAGCAGGAGGTGGGTGTCACTGTGTCTCTCACACAAAGTGATCTAGTGACGCTCCAGTTTCTCTAATCTTTAGGGGGGGTCCTCGGCTCATGGAGATACTGTAAATTAactgataaacaaacaaacactcaaaGGCGTTAATGCTTCATTGAGAATGGCGTCTGGATTAGTTGTGACCCCAAGTGTCCCATGTGTGGGACTGCTGGACAGGAAGTGATGATTGGCGAAGGTTAACGAGGTTAAAGCCCGGAGGAGAGGCGGCTTAATAAcaagatggagagaagagaagagaagggacTTCGCTGGCCGAATcataaaacacatatttgtcGAGCTAATGAAAAGGAACACACCTGCTGTGCAAACACATACCTGAATTAATGCTGTTTACATTCTTTCATTCACTGTACAAGAGCAGCGGTTTTAAAGAGGAGAACGTTTGCTCTGGGGATGGCTTTGCTATCTTTTTGAGAAGGTAAAATGTTGTCTTCATTATCGAAAAACTTCTACCGGCATCGGAAAatgtgcacaaaaacacaagcatAACTTTTCTTTAATAATGTCAATTTGCCCAGTACTTTGGTTTAcaaccaaatacctgcaaaactaccGGCATCCCCATCACTCTCAGCTGTACTGTCCTGATtagtaaatgttagcatgcttacttgctaaactaagatagtgACTATCTtacttattacttattatttacgaattacagtgcattactttgtTCACTAACTTAGTTTAGCAAGTTTTTTgatggtatttttatttaaaaagaacagatagaatatactatatatatatatacagtatatatatatataaagaacaTTATTCACAGATATTTAACATAGAGCATTTTCACTTTGGTTTTCACTTGGTTCAAAATTGAGTAGTacgaataaaaaaataatataaattaaaacaaattgtaaataacaaataatgaatacataaataaataaataaataaataaataaataaataaataaataaatacaaataaaaaagccaacaaacacaaaattaataaaataaaacataaatacagattaattaattttgCATTTCGTATAGGAGAAGATACATATACATGCtttgaaatataaacaaatttGTGGATTTAAGTATTGGGAAAATTGACATTATGGCCATTGATGGTGCTTAAAGAAAacttaagggatcaccaaagtgaaTGAAATTTATTGTGAAGCGACAACAAATgtatcctctgggaaccatgaatgaaaatctatccaatagttcagtctggaccaaagtggtggagcCACCGTGGCTAAAATAAATGGATTTTTGTGTTGCGTCGCTTTAAGTTTTGCTCCTTGAGGTCCAACCTTTTGTCCCCGGTGGATCATTGGCTGCAGCCCACGTTAGCACACATGATGTTGACTGATCTTATTGCTACGGAGGAGATAAATTTAGAGCTTAAGCAGGCGATGAGGACTCTCTCCGGACAACATGCTGAGACATGTGTTGCGTTTGGCCTCTGACCAATAAGGGCGAGCCGGGGAGCAGATggcaaagagagaggagagaggcaggAGGTCAGCGGTCTGCATGTAGCCCTCAGTGAGGATCCGACATATGGTAAACCAGACCAGAGAAAGATGAGGGAGTATAATAATCTGTTATTTAATGTCAAATGTAAATGTCAAAACAGCTTTGAGCTTTACAGTCAAAGCTCGATTTGTGCAACTGAAAACTGTGGCGTAACAGCAAACTGTATCCAGTAAAACATGAGTCAGGACCTTTTTCTGGTGAATTGGCAGCGGCTCGGCAGCTCACCACAGAAACATTCCTCTCATGAAAAGCTTTTCCTGTTGTTCCCACAGTCGTCTCCAAACTCAATACCCCATGGAGGGCAGCAGTGAGCCAATGTGGAAAAGTTTCactgaaataataatatactgaTGGTGGATCGCATGAGAGCTGACGTGAAAAGTAGAACTCATTAGTACAATAAGGATGCACTATCAGGCAGTGTTCCAAGCTGAAATAATAGCTTTTAATTTGGTTAAAAGTTCTTAGTTTTTAACAAAAAAGCATTAAAGTGAGACTCTGTAATTTTCGAAAGAATACATAACACATTCTTCTTCTTAAAAACGAATAAAACTCACCATTACTCAGTCCAATACACCTAGGGATTTTGCTGTTGCAGTCTAACTTGGTCTGGTAGGACCAGattatggtggctaatgttacAAACGTTGCTTTAAAgtcttaataaataataaataaggatGTTTTTCCAAATTTAACtttgattgttgcttatttagtcatgaatatttaatgttatactGAAGATTTGAAACAGAGTTTTGGGGCACTTTAAATCACACACTGAGTTAAATATTACAAGCCACAACTGAAATGATTTTTCAGTGTTCTTTTCTACACACAAGAGAATGACTATAGCACATAAATAGTATATGAGATGATGATGAGAAAATCCAATAATGCAGATGTGAACACTAGgaaacatttatacatttatatatatacacatatggcCATTTTTGTCGCGTACCTTCCGTACTTAAGGAAGCCACTTTATgcgttattttaacccaaactacgatattttcctaaacctaactaagtagtgtttgTCGCGTAAATTCCGTAGTTGAGTTACGCCACTTTCGGTGTAGTTTAAcgcaaaccacgatcttttcgtAAACCTCACCAAGTAGTTTATTTCATGCAtgttccgtacttaagttacaccactttcGGTGTAgtttaacccaaactacgatcttttcctaaacctaactaagtagtttttgtcgcGTAcctttcgtacttaagttacaacaCTTACGatgttatttcaacccaaaccatgatcctttcctaaacctaacaaagtagtttttaatcaaataccttctgtacttaagttacgccactttcggtgttatttcaacccaaaccacgatcttttcctaaactaagtagttttgttgcctaaacctaactaagtagtatcctgtgaagatggaagtttatttcaAAAAGACTGGAACGGAAATTGACACGACATTTGTAGGAAGATGCATGAAAAATTAGGTATAACTTTTCaaaagatatcatacgaaccgttgtatgaggatacgttgctctTGTATGCAAAGGCTCTACACTGTTATACTTCGCTTCGCTGTGTCAGCATTTTAGATTAAGCCacattttcccaccagttcaTTCATAATGAACTAAAGGCTTGTCATTAAGCTCAAGCCGTCTGCACGAACACattctcctcttcatcctcttttcTCAAGACCTTCAGCACAAGCTTATTCtgtaaagaaggaaaaaaaacgcCCATTGTTTCGCTTTCAGCCCGTCTCTATTTTACAGCTGTGCATGACTGATTGTTTGAGGCAGGAGGATTGGGGGGGAAACAATGCGCCACCAGTTTAGACCTATTGATCTACACGCTCCCAGTCTGCATCCGTCCCAGCTGGTCCTGCAGGAAAATGGTGGGGGGGTTGAGGTTAGCGgctgctcaaacacacaccaacaactCGGGGAAGGTTGCATTTTCAGAGAACTTGTGTGAGGATATTCTGTGGGCGAGCAGCAATGAGCTTTATTGAGCTGTTGGGTGAAACAACTCACTTCCACCTCGGCCTTGACTTCACCCGGTTCAATAACAGGCAGTCGATTGCACATAAAAAGCAATATGTGTGTGATAGATGGTCATTCCTGCTCAATCGAGTTGCCATAACAGTTCACCCAAGCAATTGTATTCCTTAATCAAGATGGCTCCTACAAAAGATGGTGATGAatagagtccatctctctctaagCCTGTTACTGCAGACGGATTAAgatatttattctgttttgcaCCGGAGAGTGGGCTtaatattaaaagtatttatCAAAACTGTACGTGAGGGAAATCCTGATTGATAAAATAGTCTTAGGATAGTTTGCCCTTCATGAATCAAAGTCAAATAAGCAATCGAGAGCTTTTTTTTATCCACTTATTTGTGTGAatttatgaaaaatgtccaacGAGGAGTGGCTTCCAGCTCCATTCCAAAGCACACAGTTTGTCAGCCGTCAGATTAACGGACTGGGAGGCAGGTGTAAACAAAAGAATATCACGCTTTTCTTCAAACAATTCTTGTCTTTCGGGACGGAGCTGCCAAAGGCTACAATGGAGCTCAACCTTTCCATGTGCCAGATAGGAGTGGCTTCTTGTCACATTTATCCCACATAAATGCCAACGCCGTATGTGTGCGTGAGTCATGTCTGTGTCAGAGAGTTTTATATTAAACAAAAGAGTTTAAAGCCATGCTGGCGGCTCTGTGAGTACTAAGACAGAGTGGTGCTTTGAGATTAATGCTACCATCGGCATGCTAACAGGCTCAGGTACTGTAGGCCTATAGTGTTTACTATGTTCACAACCCAACCCTGTCTCcaacaaaattacgttcccaaactggcatggccattttcaaaggggtcccttgacctctgacctcctgatatgtgaatgaaaatgggttctatgggtacccaagagtctcccctttacagacatgcccactttatgataatcacacgcagtttggggcaaaaaacatgtaatttagAGATTAATCTAGAGGAAATGtaagtaggattcatcctctggggactatgaatgtctgtaccaaattttgtGCCAATACATCATGtagatgttgaaatatttcacggGATAAGTGAAAACATTGACCTGCTGTTGGCGCTAGAAGAAAAGTCGGTGGATTACCAAGTCatgaggattcatcctctggggatcatgcaTGTTTTTACTGaacttcatggcaatccatccaatagttgtggagacatttaaccaaaaaaaaaaaaaaaaaaagtcaacctcatggtggcgctacacGAAAAGTAAAggggtcaccaaagtcagtaagagccatcctctggggaccacgaatgtctgtaccaaCTTTTGTGCCAATACTTCACATAGATGTTTACATATTTCACAGAATAAGTGAcaactttgacctgctgatggcgctagaagaaaagtcaggggaCTGCCAAGTCatgaggattcatcctctggggaccataaaTGCATAtacatctatatctatataccaaatttcatggcaatccatccaatagctgtagagacatttacagtaaaaatgtcaacctcattgtggcgctagaggaaatgtaagtggatcaccaaagtgagtaggattcatcctctggggaccatgaatgtctgtgccaaatttcatggcaatccttgcaatagttgttgagatatctcATTCTGGATGTGGTGGTCCAACCAACACTAGCATGGCTTAAAAAAACAGTGTGTCTGAACATCTGCAGACCATAAGGACACCACCTTGGGAAAACAGCGGAAATCACCCACAGCACATCTGAAATCAATGTATTAGCTCACTTCACTTCGCATACTTAAACAACATGGCTGAGTACTGTAAACCTTGTTAAAACATTGTGGGACACATCCAGACAGGGTGGACTGCAGACTTGCTAAAGACTGATTTTCTGCCAGCTCGGCCGACCAATAGGGAGTGTTTAAGACCAGGCGATCTGCTTTAGTGGGATTCCTTTCTTATTACAGTATCTGGGTCAGGCTACATACTATTACAGTACGGACCCGGCGGTAGAATTAAGGTTCAATTGCCACATACATGTTGTGTTGTTTGTAACGGTCAGTGTTGAAATTGCTTGGTGATAAAGTGTTGTAATTCAGTCCCTCTTCTCCACCGTGCTGAGTTATGTCCTACATTTCTCAAATGCATTTCAACAAGCCTCAGAGTGTGCGTGGACATCACCGTTCAAATATGTGTGCACGTAAGTGAGAGTGTATGAAACGACAATGGAGGCAATAATGGTTAAAAAAAGCAGGTTTATCCAGTTGAGAACAAGCAATGCTCGACATGTCAGACGTTCTGGTTTATGAGGCTATGCTCTGGGTGGAGAAAGTGTTATTTGATCCACATCTTGCACAGCAGACTACTCCCTAGTGTGTCTGGTGGAAATAGAAGCAAAACTTTACTCTGAAAAAGATGCCCTAGCTCGCTGTTTAATGATGAGGGACTGACACCAAAGAACAATTGCAGCTGTTGTTTTGCAGGAAATAATATGTTACTGTATCCGAATGCAGGAACAACATCAGATAAgactgaaagaaaaacatttttgggattatatgttttttgttttcttacaggagatagatgagaagatcaacaccactctcatgtctgtacactaAATACGAAGCTATGGcttgcttagcttagcataaagactggaaacagggaaatCGCTAACagcaaaggtaacaaaatctacctatcagcacctttaaagctcacgAAATAACATTTTGTATCTCGTTTGTTAAATCCGTACATACCTAGGCTAgctgtcgaactattcctttaacgtgtgtaggatttagtggcatctaagtggtgtggttgcagattgcaaccagctggcgataccacggttttgcactctgcggctcacgttagcgCAATTTCCCAAGCGtcagataacgtaaaaatgctaAGCGCCCTCTCTAGAGctagagtttggtttgtccgttctgagctactgtagcaacatggctgactccgtgaagaggacccgctagctaagctaatgaaaacacaatgattcttattttaagGTGATCATACACTagtgaaaacatagttataaataatatattccatttctcctTTAAAGGTAacgtgtgtaggatttagtggcatctagtggtgtggttgcagattgcaaccaaccggcGGTTCCGCGGTTTATACACTCACGTTAACGcaatttcacaagcgtgtcggagaactacatgGCCTTTAGGTAACGTAAACACGTGAAAGTCTTTctagaaacatgacggactctGTGTAGAGGACCCACTCGCCAttgtagatatgaacggctcattctaagcttacgaaaacacaatgattcttattttaaggtgattatacactaatgaaaactgCTAATAcgtagatccccgaaatgttacacactgttcctttaatttggAAGGGTAAAAAGTCAGcctgggaacgtaattttgtaggagacaggattGTGTGTTACTCCACAGGAGCCAACCTAACATTACGTTTGCATCTTGTTTATTCTCATACAGCTTATTTGGTTCTTCAACAGTTAAattgttggatttgtttttacataaatacgtaaaaacaaagtatttctGTGAAATCACGTTGTAAAAAGAATAAACTTACTATAAACACACTATAGACTTGAAATCAAATCCATTAAGGCTGTTACTCTGTATGTCTTACTCAGTATGTCCGTCCACTTAGAAATATGAGAAGTGAGTCTTCAGACTTAACAAATGAGACTTAAAATCTAATATAAGAAAAGTTCCCTCAACGCGAGGAGTTGTGTGTCGTCTTTCATCTCCgacatttatttttcacctgACAGCCCTGTTTTCCTGCCCCTGACAGCCTCATACATCTCAGCCCTTGTGTATGTGATGAAGTCATTGCGTGATATATAGGCTCGCTGTGTGAGGAAAAGCAGTCTGCATGCTCGGCAGCCCTCCGGGGGAATTCAACCCGGGCCTGTATGACATTGTCTGCTCCCAGCGATACTGTACGAGCTGATGTTGTCTGACTCACAGAGAGCTGTTTGTTCCATTCAGCTGCTACAAAACCTGCTTTTCACTGAGATGTCAAGACGGTCGGGACTCGTGTCCAACTTGTTTTTCTGAGAGGAAAGACTGTTGTTACACTGTAGAGCTGAAGAGGTGAATGTTAACTGCTGTGTAAAAACTATTTAACCGGTTAAGTAGGGCATCTACAGTGATTGTTTTCtcagtattttttcttttgcatgtaACTTGTTGTCTCtcaatgaacagaaaacacttcACTTCAATTCCATTTGCATTTATTCTAAAGGGaaaatatataattcaataaatattgCGGCAAACAACATTGGCAAAGACATTTGAAGGTGACATCAACATTcaagaaaacatgataatgtaCACGGGGAGGAGACGACAGATTAGAAAATCAAGATAAGCGTTGGACCACCGGGCTGCCAAATGTGACAGCGTTGGCATTTCAACAAGATAATCGGGAAGTTACATTAAAAGTGCATCAAATACCTTTGATATTTAAACAGCTCCTTAATTGCACTGTTAggggggaaaaacacaaatgtacacCGTAAACAACACTGTTTCTCATTTTCAAATTAACACCATTTGttgtttgtattatattttaaatacaagTTCATGAGTGAAGGCCCGGTCACATCAGGAAGTGGAAATTGTGaattacatttcgagggaaacgCATTTTGTTGCGGATCACGttcacaaaaaacacaggacttccatattcgagaccgctgttcgtgtcccgtgtgaaactacaagtaaattatattaaataatatttttcaactaaacctaaccaagtagttttgttgcgtttttgttttgtttaaattccgtagtcattttaagcctaaccgagttgttttgttgcctaaacataactaagttgttttgttgcctaaacctaaccgagtcgttttgttgcctaaacctaaccgggtcgttttgttgcctaaacctaaccgagttgttttgttgcctaaacataactaagttgttttgttgcctaaacctaaccgagtcgttttgttgcctaaaactaaccaagtcgttttgttgcctaaacctaaccgactagttttgttgcctaaccctaaccaagtagttttgttgcctaaaactaaccaagtcgtttgttgcctaaacctaaccgagtagttttgttgcctaaacctaaccaagtagttttgttgcctaaacctaaccgagtagttttgttgcctaaacctaaccaagtcgttttgttgcctaaacctaaccaagtcgttttgttgcatttttgttttgtttgaattttgTAGTTGTTTGAAGCAAAACCATGACGttattttactaaacctaacccagtagttgggttgcttttttgttttgttttgtttctacaTGATTAAAACTGTGACCATAATCCgcgagaaaatacgtttcccctGAAACgtaattgaaaatgcagtttagttgtatggagacgttattttgtaggagacagggttgtgtGTTACTCCACTAGAGCCGGGACCCATTCTCCAAACCAACGTCACGTTAGCAAGCTAAAATCATCTTGTTTATTGTCAACCAGCTAATTttgttattgattaatctgctgattattttcttcattagtcatttagtctataaaatgttagaaagtAATGAAACCAGTTAATTGTCTGATCCCAGTAGTTGCTGGCGTGCGTGACCGGGCCTTTATGAGGATTTAACCAACAGCAGAGTCTGCACACTTGAAGGAAATGCAAAGCAGAGAGCTCCGATGTTTTCAGAGTCTGATAAACAAGCTTTAATTGTTGCTTACATTTCCACTCCCTCCCCGAAGTGCAGTGACTCACAGCTCCAACTGGCTGTCAGCCTGTCAGGACGCTTGTCGGCCCATTAAGGTTTTTAAAACGTGTTGCGCAagttatttgtgttttgttgtttcaaAACAGTGTCACTAACTGAAGGGCCAAATTGTTTATCACATGGACTTGTTGGCCTGAAGGGTGACTACAGCTTTGAGTCATTCTACTTCCGAAATACAGAGGAGTCCATAAACCTGTCAGTTAACCACAGGTAATCTGTCATCAGAGCGTCTGCAGGTGTTGAAATAAACGGGCACAAAATGGCTGCTACAAACGTGCAGTTACGAACGCAAGAAATCGTTGAGGATCAGCAACTCAACAGGATGaagctaaaataaaacaatgatgcAGTTACACACCAATGACTTCACATTATACCGACAACATATCAGAGACAGGGGACAAACAGCGTCAGGACCACGAACTTCCTCTTCCAATGTCCTCTGCGCTACAGTTACAGGAGCAGGGGGTGAGCGTGAATCAGTACGAGTTGGTGTTTAAACCCTCCGAGCAAAACCTCTTTGATCCAgcgtctcttttttttttcctgcgtGCAGCAAACCCCCCCATCGCCGGCTTTGGCTCTCATTCAAAAGACCACATGTTCTTCCTTTATGAACGAGCGTCTCCTCATGACATCACTCCTCCTGCTCATTTCCTGTCGGCGTGGAAAGCCTCCACCGTATCCGCTCCGTCCTCCCGGAGGAAGCGGGTCACTTCCCCGAGCAGGTAGCTCGCTGACGGATAGCTTCCTCGTCTGGCGGGGCCACATGGATTGGGACGCTACTACGCATTGAGTCTCCACCGGTGCAGAGTATTCCAGTAACATGTACATGAATTGAAGCTTATAAAACCCCTCTCCGGACAAATAAGGGGTCTTTCGCATGCAGGAAAGAGCGTCGCCCCACAGCTTCCTGCTTGCACTGTGCTCTGTCCTCATCCTCAGTCTAATCCGCCGCAGTCTGATCAGTCACATGACCGAGCAACTTTTGGCTTTGTCCTTCCGGAGGTCCGAGGCCACGGCCGCCAGGTCGGGCCTGCCGGGCATGTGTGAAATCCTCTTGTTGCCGCGGGTGGCCTTGCTGCGCTTGACGTTCTTGTTGTTCTTGTTGATGCACGCCAGCGTGGCCACGTGGAAAATGTCTCTGACGCTGTTCTCCGACTGCTGGGCCGAGCACTCGATGTAGGGCGCCGAGATCTGCTTGGCCATGCTGGAACCCTGAGGAGGGAGAGGTCAAACACGGTCAGCGCCGGAAGGAAAGGGCTCGCAGGTCAGGTCATTTTTTAAGCACAATGCCAACAGGATTTTCTCTCTTAATTAAGCCCAATAAGCGATTATTCATGAATGAATCCAGTCACAAAATATGTGTCATTTACAACACTTTTAGTGTGCATACCTGGTCATAGGAGACGGGTGTCTGTCTGTGGTTGGACAGCTCCACCAGCGTGCTCAGGTCGGTGCGCAGGTCAGACTTGCATCCGACCAACAGCATCTTAGTGTTGGGACAAAACTCCTGGATCTCCCCTTTCCACTGTGGAGAAAAACCAAAGAAAACCTTTTAATTCATTCAACAGGAGTGGGGAAAATGAGAAATTATCTACCACCATTTAACtgcaataaaatgttaaaatatgcaTGATGGCCAGAACGACCTGACACATGAGTTcaaccctccccccccccatccgTCACCCGTCCTTTAAGCACAAAGGTTAAAGCTGCCACTTCCTGCAGCCCCTCACGCTTTCAACCCTGAAAAGGAACTACAAATAATCCCCACGCTTCCTCCCTGACTAACAATACACGCTCTGTGATCGATGGTATTTCTCCAGGGGCTTTAATCTGAGGCTAATGTGCCTCAGGGCTGACGGGTTGGCCGGACGGCCGGCTGGTCAGGGGATCAAGATCAACATCCaaagaggaagttgttgtacACCTCGTCTGTCACTTTCTGTCTGCACAAACACCACTTGACTACGAGCCAATGAGACCAATGCTAATTCTGATCACGCGCATTGTCTGGAACATGACCAGTGGCTGACacaatgttaaagggatagtttgggtgttttgaagtgtgaggtacttctccatagtcagtgtattacccccagtttggagaaacgtATTTtaaatacctaaaaaaaaatcagtttacgctatatttagaatatttttgctggtttatcttgccatgagacagctgttcagtctatgtttccaactGGGAattgaagccgttatctatccGCCAAAGCAACAAGACTCCTACTGGCTTTGGCACgagcatagatggataaaacggcttcagttcctcgttAGAAAAGGCTATCTAGtggcaaggtaaagctgtgaaaatactctaaatatagagtacacttaaactgatattgattctcTTAGGTGTCTGAAATaggttttgctgctggccccgtccacagcagtacattgctttgctcccgtgctggtactcctgtctgtttctccaaaccgGGGTCGTCATCTACTGAAGGTAATACCCTGATTATGGATAAATACatcatacaactccacttcaaaacacccaaactatccctttaaggaaaCACAGTAAACTTAAGTCATGAAAACAGGAAGTTCCTTACAAAAGAAGAGCACTACCAGGTGCTTATTACTGTCCAAAAACAATGCTTTTACATATTTTAGCAAAGTCagatgactgctgctgctgcatgtccTGCTTCATGTTCAGTGCACACATGTGGGAGTCAGCCAGTGCGACCACAGTCATCAGACGTTTAACCCCCGGGCAGCTCCATGTGAGTAACTGGCGACGACACCTCAGTTTAAACGTCGGTCAGTAGGAGCGT
Protein-coding sequences here:
- the rnd3a gene encoding rho family GTPase 3a, encoding MKERRCSQKLSLKSSMDPSQSVKCKIVVVGDSQCGKTALLHVFAKDCFPESYVPTVFENYTASFEIDTQRIELSLWDTSGSPYYDNVRPLSYPDSDAVLICFDISRPETLDSVMKKWKGEIQEFCPNTKMLLVGCKSDLRTDLSTLVELSNHRQTPVSYDQGSSMAKQISAPYIECSAQQSENSVRDIFHVATLACINKNNKNVKRSKATRGNKRISHMPGRPDLAAVASDLRKDKAKSCSVM